One Fontisphaera persica DNA window includes the following coding sequences:
- a CDS encoding ABC transporter permease, whose translation MANEIQRPDSRPAWLKYLAEYGGLAGALLALVVVFSLRTEHFLSHTNFVAIANQIPSILLVAVGMTYVLIIAEIDLSVGSVLGFCGAVVGVAMTQWGWPAPLAVGAGLLGGVLCGAFNGLVSLAWKLPSFIVTLGMLEMARGGAHAITRSQTQYIGSAIEGIAGTTFLGLSVPFWLAFLVVVLAQLALTRTVFGRYMIAIGTNQEAVRLSGIDPRPIKLAVFVLSGLLVALAAIIDTSRFQSANPNAGVGFELQAIAAAVIGGTSLMGGRGSVVSTFFGVLIIAVLNAGLSAEGARDEMKRLVTGAVIVLAVIFDQYRHRATQRRGA comes from the coding sequence ATGGCAAATGAAATTCAACGCCCCGACTCACGCCCGGCCTGGCTCAAGTATCTGGCCGAATATGGCGGGCTGGCGGGGGCTTTGCTTGCATTGGTGGTGGTGTTCAGCTTGAGGACGGAACATTTTTTGAGCCACACCAATTTTGTGGCCATCGCCAATCAAATTCCCTCCATTTTACTGGTGGCGGTGGGGATGACCTATGTGTTGATTATTGCAGAAATTGATTTGTCCGTCGGTTCCGTGCTGGGTTTTTGCGGGGCCGTGGTGGGGGTGGCCATGACCCAATGGGGCTGGCCGGCGCCGCTGGCGGTGGGAGCGGGTCTTTTAGGCGGCGTGCTGTGCGGTGCCTTCAACGGCCTGGTGTCGCTGGCCTGGAAACTACCCAGTTTTATTGTCACCCTGGGCATGTTGGAAATGGCGCGCGGTGGCGCGCATGCCATCACCCGAAGCCAGACCCAGTATATTGGCTCGGCCATCGAAGGCATTGCCGGCACCACCTTTTTGGGGTTGTCCGTCCCCTTCTGGCTGGCGTTTTTGGTGGTGGTGCTGGCGCAACTGGCGCTCACGCGCACGGTGTTTGGACGTTACATGATTGCCATTGGCACCAACCAGGAAGCCGTGCGATTGAGTGGCATTGATCCCCGGCCCATCAAGCTGGCGGTGTTTGTGTTGAGCGGCCTGCTGGTGGCGCTGGCCGCCATCATTGACACCTCGCGCTTCCAATCGGCCAACCCCAACGCTGGGGTCGGTTTTGAGCTGCAAGCCATTGCCGCAGCCGTCATTGGCGGCACGAGCTTGATGGGCGGCCGTGGTTCGGTGGTCAGCACCTTTTTCGGTGTGCTCATCATTGCAGTGCTCAATGCCGGCCTTTCCGCGGAAGGTGCGCGCGACGAAATGAAACGCCTGGTCACCGGCGCGGTCATCGTTTTGGCGGTCATTTTTGACCAGTACCGGCACCGAGCCACGCAGCGCCGAGGCGCTTAG
- a CDS encoding sugar ABC transporter ATP-binding protein has product MRVLHGVDLELRRGEIHALVGENGAGKSTLSRILAGLLQPTGGVMELLGTTYAPRRKREAEQRGVRMVLQELNLIRTLSIAENIFLEDLPHQAGWIRRKQLEAMTKAALARVGLSELSPWTPVSALGIGRQQMVEIAAGLAQQCSLLILDEPTAPLTDPEIERLFDQLRQLKQQGTTILYISHRLEEIRRLADRITILRDGRRVGTWPVTELSMDDIVRNMVGRDLATLPERPRHTPGNIALKVERLQRGALVRDVSFAVREGEIVGMAGLVGSGRTETLRAIFGADRPEHGAIYLHGSAAPARIASPADAVRQGLALLTEDRKEQGLLLPLPIRCNITLATLARLARGGWLWPGLEKGPTQHWLSALQVRCQSEEQPVAELSGGNQQKVVLARWLMRDCQILMFDEPTRGIDVGARFEIYQWLQQLAGQGKALLVVSSDLRELMMLSDRILVMSAGRIAGEFMRGQWSEDALMNAALSGYLSPRETQPAYGK; this is encoded by the coding sequence GTGCGTGTGTTACACGGCGTGGACCTGGAACTGCGGCGGGGAGAGATCCACGCATTGGTCGGCGAAAACGGCGCCGGCAAAAGCACGCTTTCACGCATCCTGGCGGGATTGCTGCAGCCCACCGGTGGCGTCATGGAATTGCTGGGGACAACCTACGCCCCGCGTCGCAAACGTGAGGCCGAGCAGCGCGGAGTGCGGATGGTCTTGCAGGAACTGAACCTCATTCGCACGCTGTCCATTGCGGAGAATATTTTTCTGGAGGATTTGCCCCACCAGGCCGGTTGGATTCGCCGCAAACAACTGGAGGCCATGACCAAGGCAGCGCTGGCGCGGGTGGGGTTGAGTGAGCTGTCGCCCTGGACGCCCGTGTCCGCGCTGGGTATTGGCCGCCAGCAAATGGTGGAAATCGCGGCGGGGCTGGCCCAGCAATGCTCGCTATTAATCCTGGATGAACCCACCGCTCCCCTTACCGACCCGGAAATTGAGCGTCTCTTTGACCAGTTGCGCCAATTAAAACAGCAGGGGACCACCATTCTCTACATCTCCCACCGGCTGGAGGAAATCCGGCGGCTGGCAGACCGCATTACCATCTTGCGGGACGGACGGCGGGTGGGCACGTGGCCGGTGACAGAGCTGAGCATGGATGACATTGTGCGCAACATGGTGGGCCGTGATTTGGCCACGCTGCCGGAGCGGCCGCGCCACACACCGGGCAATATCGCCTTGAAGGTGGAGCGCTTGCAACGCGGGGCTCTCGTGCGCGACGTCAGCTTTGCAGTGCGGGAGGGCGAAATCGTCGGCATGGCCGGGTTGGTAGGCTCCGGCCGCACGGAAACTTTACGGGCGATTTTTGGCGCGGACCGGCCCGAGCACGGCGCCATCTATCTGCATGGCAGCGCGGCTCCGGCGCGCATTGCCTCGCCCGCCGACGCGGTGCGGCAGGGATTGGCCCTGTTGACTGAAGACCGCAAAGAGCAGGGGTTGCTACTGCCCCTGCCCATTCGCTGCAATATCACCCTGGCCACGCTCGCCCGTCTGGCCCGGGGGGGCTGGCTGTGGCCGGGATTGGAAAAAGGCCCCACGCAGCATTGGCTCTCCGCGTTGCAGGTGCGATGCCAGAGTGAGGAACAGCCGGTGGCCGAACTGAGCGGCGGCAACCAGCAAAAAGTGGTGCTGGCCCGCTGGCTGATGCGGGATTGCCAGATATTGATGTTTGATGAGCCCACCCGCGGGATTGATGTGGGAGCGCGCTTTGAGATTTACCAGTGGCTCCAGCAACTTGCCGGCCAGGGCAAGGCGCTGCTGGTGGTTTCTTCGGACTTGCGCGAATTGATGATGCTGTCCGACCGCATCCTGGTCATGTCCGCCGGTCGGATTGCGGGAGAATTTATGCGCGGTCAGTGGAGCGAAGACGCTTTAATGAACGCGGCTTTAAGTGGTTATTTAAGTCCGCGCGAGACGCAACCAGCTTATGGCAAATGA
- a CDS encoding sugar ABC transporter substrate-binding protein: MRTILLNRRRTATAAVLLCLAVAALCLGPLGCRQSSSDAPRKPRIALVMKSLANEFFLTMENGAKAHQKANADRYDLLANGIKDELDVGRQIDLVEQMIAQRVDAIVIAPADSKALVPVCKKAQRAGIRVVNIDNKFDESVLAQSGVKFPFVGPDNRKGARMVGEYLAKQLKPGDEVAIIEGAPNAFNAIQRKLGFEDAMKAAGMKIVSSQSGYWETDKANKVASAIINEYPNLKAFLCANDSMALGVVAALRDAGKLDRIRVVGYDNIAAVRQLLKEGRVLATADQHADQLAVYGIEYALEMIKTQAAPADRETPVDLITAASLK; this comes from the coding sequence ATGCGCACTATCCTGTTGAACCGGCGGCGGACGGCCACGGCCGCCGTGTTGCTCTGCCTGGCCGTGGCCGCACTGTGCCTGGGACCGCTGGGATGCCGGCAATCCTCCTCCGACGCCCCCCGCAAACCCCGCATCGCTTTGGTGATGAAATCCTTGGCCAACGAGTTCTTTTTGACCATGGAAAACGGGGCCAAGGCGCATCAAAAAGCCAATGCCGACCGTTATGATTTGCTGGCCAATGGCATCAAGGACGAATTGGACGTGGGCCGGCAAATTGATTTGGTGGAGCAGATGATTGCACAACGGGTGGATGCCATCGTTATCGCCCCGGCGGATTCCAAGGCGCTGGTGCCCGTGTGCAAGAAGGCCCAGCGGGCCGGCATCCGGGTGGTCAATATTGACAACAAGTTTGACGAAAGCGTGCTGGCGCAAAGCGGGGTGAAGTTTCCGTTTGTGGGACCGGACAATCGCAAAGGCGCCCGCATGGTCGGGGAATACCTGGCCAAACAACTCAAGCCCGGCGATGAAGTGGCTATCATCGAGGGTGCGCCCAATGCCTTCAACGCCATCCAGCGAAAATTAGGTTTTGAGGACGCAATGAAAGCCGCCGGCATGAAAATCGTCAGCTCCCAAAGCGGCTATTGGGAGACGGACAAAGCCAACAAGGTGGCCTCGGCCATCATCAATGAATATCCCAATCTGAAAGCCTTTTTGTGCGCCAATGACAGCATGGCGCTGGGGGTGGTGGCGGCCTTGCGCGACGCCGGCAAGCTCGACCGCATCCGGGTGGTGGGCTATGACAACATCGCCGCGGTGCGGCAGTTGCTCAAGGAGGGGCGGGTGCTGGCCACGGCTGACCAACACGCCGATCAGTTGGCGGTGTACGGCATTGAATACGCCCTGGAGATGATCAAAACGCAGGCCGCACCGGCTGACCGGGAAACGCCGGTGGATTTAATCACAGCGGCCTCACTCAAGTAG
- a CDS encoding ADP-ribosylglycohydrolase family protein: protein MNITSPLQIALAAILLGYWAAAAAPAQDIRTLSRAALLDKIRGGWAGQMIGVAYGAPTEFRSQGKILESELVWKQGMLENTIHQDDLYVEMTFAKVMDDIGLQATSRDYGRAFRDSKYHLWHANAGARRVLNQGIDAPWSGHPRYNFHANDIDFQIEADFIGLMCPGLPRESNKYCDRVGRVMNYGDGLYGGMFVCGMYAVAYFENNPRKVVEAGYACIPAKSEYGQLIKDVLDWHALYPNDWRKVWQLVQDKWDKDDPCPDGAMTSFNIDAKLNGAYIAMGLLYGNGDFEKTMEISTRCGQDSDCNPSSAAGVLGVMLGYAAIPAKFKEEMPSLENKKFDYTDYSFKEIVASTEKRALQIIRATGGKVSDTEVTVKLQKPMAPRLEQWSPGKPVRRVAVADKAWEWIGPWTTEKNLKVAEGVGMSTVLKFEGVAVAVLGVSNEQGARADVYVDGKKQKLPLDAFIVPNTHDNVLWQIYGLKPGPHTLTLVPNGTADSRSKGRRIAIREAVIYQ, encoded by the coding sequence ATGAATATCACTTCTCCACTGCAAATCGCACTGGCGGCCATTCTCCTGGGCTACTGGGCCGCCGCGGCAGCCCCCGCGCAGGACATTCGCACCCTGAGCCGGGCCGCGCTATTGGACAAAATCCGCGGCGGCTGGGCCGGCCAGATGATTGGGGTGGCGTACGGCGCGCCCACGGAATTTCGCTCACAAGGCAAGATTTTGGAAAGCGAGCTGGTTTGGAAACAGGGCATGCTGGAAAACACCATCCACCAGGATGACTTGTATGTGGAAATGACCTTCGCCAAAGTCATGGATGATATCGGCCTGCAGGCCACCAGCCGGGATTACGGCCGGGCCTTCCGCGATTCCAAATATCATCTCTGGCATGCCAATGCCGGCGCGCGGCGGGTCTTGAACCAGGGGATTGACGCGCCGTGGTCAGGGCATCCGCGCTACAATTTTCATGCCAATGACATTGATTTCCAAATCGAAGCGGACTTCATCGGCCTGATGTGCCCCGGTTTGCCGCGGGAATCCAACAAGTACTGCGACCGCGTGGGGCGGGTGATGAACTATGGCGACGGCCTTTATGGCGGGATGTTCGTGTGCGGGATGTATGCCGTGGCGTACTTTGAAAACAACCCCCGCAAGGTGGTGGAGGCGGGATACGCCTGCATCCCGGCCAAAAGCGAGTATGGGCAACTCATAAAGGACGTGCTCGACTGGCATGCGCTTTATCCCAATGACTGGCGGAAAGTCTGGCAACTGGTGCAAGACAAATGGGACAAGGACGACCCCTGCCCTGATGGAGCGATGACCAGCTTCAATATAGATGCCAAATTAAACGGGGCCTACATCGCCATGGGCCTGCTTTATGGCAACGGCGATTTTGAAAAAACCATGGAAATTTCCACCCGCTGCGGCCAGGACAGCGATTGCAATCCCTCCAGCGCCGCCGGCGTGCTGGGCGTGATGCTGGGCTATGCCGCCATTCCCGCAAAATTCAAGGAGGAGATGCCGAGCCTGGAAAATAAGAAGTTCGACTACACCGATTATTCGTTCAAAGAAATTGTGGCCTCCACCGAAAAGCGGGCGCTGCAAATCATCCGCGCCACCGGCGGCAAGGTCAGCGACACCGAGGTCACCGTGAAGCTGCAAAAACCCATGGCGCCGCGGCTGGAGCAATGGAGTCCCGGCAAGCCGGTGCGCCGCGTGGCCGTTGCTGACAAAGCCTGGGAATGGATCGGGCCCTGGACCACGGAAAAAAACCTGAAGGTGGCCGAAGGAGTGGGAATGTCCACCGTCCTTAAATTTGAAGGGGTGGCCGTGGCGGTGCTGGGCGTGTCGAATGAGCAGGGAGCGCGGGCGGATGTTTATGTGGACGGTAAAAAACAAAAGCTGCCGCTCGATGCCTTTATTGTGCCCAACACCCATGACAATGTGCTGTGGCAAATCTACGGCCTGAAACCCGGCCCGCACACGCTGACCCTCGTCCCCAACGGCACCGCGGACAGCCGCTCCAAGGGGCGGCGCATCGCCATCCGCGAAGCGGTGATTTATCAATAA
- a CDS encoding DapH/DapD/GlmU-related protein gives MFAPDALFDLSQTEHAEVFAGCRHAWEALARLADYLRDRVQPVLKNRCEGVAYIGDRVFIGEGTLVEDGAMIKGPAIIGRNCQIRHNAYIRENVIIGDGCVVGNSCELKNALLFNHCEVPHFNYVGDSILGYKAHLGAGVILSNLKLVPGNVTVAWEGQVLDTGLRKFGALIGDRAQIGCNSVLNPGSIIGRDSVIYPCTNWRGVLPAGALAKNKAPQEIVLREKR, from the coding sequence ATGTTTGCACCGGATGCTTTGTTTGATTTGAGCCAGACGGAACATGCGGAGGTTTTCGCGGGTTGCCGGCATGCTTGGGAAGCCTTGGCGCGGCTGGCTGATTACCTTCGGGACCGTGTTCAACCTGTGTTGAAGAACCGCTGTGAAGGCGTGGCTTACATTGGTGACCGGGTCTTTATCGGAGAGGGCACCCTGGTGGAGGACGGCGCAATGATTAAAGGCCCGGCCATCATCGGGCGCAACTGCCAGATTCGGCACAACGCCTACATTCGTGAAAACGTCATCATCGGCGATGGCTGCGTGGTGGGCAATTCCTGCGAGTTGAAAAACGCCCTCCTTTTCAACCATTGCGAGGTGCCCCATTTTAATTACGTGGGGGACTCCATTCTGGGGTACAAGGCCCATCTGGGGGCGGGGGTCATTTTGTCCAACCTCAAACTGGTGCCCGGCAACGTCACCGTGGCATGGGAGGGCCAGGTGTTGGATACCGGCCTGCGAAAATTCGGCGCCTTGATAGGAGACCGCGCCCAGATTGGTTGTAATTCAGTCCTGAACCCCGGCAGTATCATTGGCCGGGACTCTGTGATTTATCCCTGCACGAATTGGCGCGGTGTCCTGCCCGCCGGAGCCTTGGCCAAAAACAAGGCTCCCCAGGAAATCGTCCTGCGGGAAAAACGTTGA
- a CDS encoding DUF456 domain-containing protein produces the protein MEQIIGLLLALAVMGVAVVGCMLPGLPGTPLAIAAVLAHKLYFGDASVRWWVFAVFVLLAGMAMALDYVAAVAGAKKMGASRWGMFGALAGLLAGVGGGFFLGAVGSFLGLFVGPLLGAVLLERATGRPKNEAWRAGLGAAMGLLAGALGKAAVTGLIALLFTLEVLWQSLR, from the coding sequence ATGGAGCAAATCATTGGCTTGCTGCTGGCCCTGGCTGTGATGGGAGTGGCGGTGGTGGGTTGCATGTTGCCGGGTTTGCCCGGCACGCCGCTGGCAATCGCGGCCGTGCTGGCGCACAAGCTGTACTTTGGCGATGCCAGCGTGCGCTGGTGGGTATTCGCGGTGTTTGTCCTGCTCGCCGGTATGGCCATGGCCCTGGATTACGTGGCCGCTGTAGCAGGCGCCAAAAAAATGGGAGCCAGCCGCTGGGGCATGTTTGGCGCGTTGGCGGGTTTATTAGCAGGGGTGGGAGGGGGATTCTTTTTAGGGGCGGTGGGAAGTTTTCTGGGATTATTCGTGGGTCCTTTGCTGGGAGCAGTGTTGCTGGAGCGGGCTACCGGCCGCCCCAAAAATGAGGCATGGCGCGCCGGGCTGGGAGCGGCGATGGGGTTGTTGGCGGGGGCCCTGGGCAAGGCGGCTGTTACCGGTTTAATCGCTTTGTTGTTTACGCTCGAAGTCCTCTGGCAATCGCTGCGGTGA
- a CDS encoding H-X9-DG-CTERM domain-containing protein yields the protein MKTQAQQTIGWLRVKAFTRSELVLVVTTTVFLLATMAMAGRQAWRESKRTVCGNHLRVISQGFLQFSSQDGRLPQAARIHQPKPLDWIYWQLDREFESSALAPFCPDWRLERLQCPLDTRWADRSYLATYTMNGYTERAMVRDMGPPGKILVAEQERPNDGCWGPGLGEEPLTRRHQGRAGVAFADGHVQFIRTYVKEER from the coding sequence ATGAAAACCCAAGCCCAACAAACCATTGGCTGGCTGAGGGTAAAGGCATTCACCCGAAGTGAACTGGTGCTGGTGGTGACTACCACAGTTTTTTTGCTGGCGACCATGGCGATGGCTGGGCGACAGGCATGGCGGGAATCCAAACGCACCGTTTGTGGCAACCATTTGCGGGTAATTAGTCAGGGCTTTCTCCAGTTTTCCAGCCAAGATGGTCGTTTGCCGCAGGCAGCCCGCATCCACCAGCCCAAACCGTTGGATTGGATTTATTGGCAGCTTGATCGAGAGTTCGAGAGCAGCGCTCTTGCGCCGTTTTGTCCGGACTGGCGGTTGGAGCGATTGCAGTGTCCCTTGGATACTCGGTGGGCGGATCGCTCCTACCTGGCCACTTATACCATGAATGGTTACACGGAGCGCGCCATGGTGCGGGACATGGGACCGCCCGGGAAAATATTGGTGGCCGAGCAAGAGCGGCCCAATGATGGTTGCTGGGGGCCAGGTTTGGGGGAGGAACCGTTGACGCGCCGCCATCAAGGGCGGGCCGGTGTGGCCTTTGCGGATGGTCATGTTCAGTTCATCAGAACCTACGTTAAGGAGGAACGATGA
- a CDS encoding alpha/beta hydrolase encodes MPPCHPLSSRGFCQYPILIPRRLAEGALHIFFTTGRCLLGVWLLGGIIAMAQAADISASAKAVRQLEEWLRQPREKRPALAQATFGRTPLTRPDAQRAQSLLWEDHAAWIRATRAAEMEAKVLELNGLKMRFEMVSFGPTNPPPPGGRSLFIAMHGGGGAPPAVNDSQWKNQIRLAQAYAPKEGIYLAPRAPTDTWDLWHQAHMDRFLVRLIENLIVLGPVNPDRIYLMGYSAGGDGVYQVAPRMADRFAAAAMMAGHPNEASPLGLRNLPFILQVGALDAAYKRNQVAEEWGRKLAALHQADPEGYVHKVVLHAGKGHWMDLADRQAIPWMEQFHRQPWPQRVVWRQDDVTHEQFYWLALPAGTARVNQEVHVQRQENIIDILQVKDVGRLLIRLNDAMLNLDAPVTVQQRSRRLFHGVVPRTLETLAQTLQERGDPRLVFSAEITIALPTAD; translated from the coding sequence ATGCCCCCCTGTCACCCGCTGTCCTCTCGCGGCTTTTGCCAATATCCCATACTGATTCCCCGGCGTCTTGCCGAAGGAGCATTGCATATCTTTTTCACCACGGGACGGTGTCTGCTGGGGGTCTGGCTCCTGGGAGGCATCATCGCCATGGCCCAGGCCGCCGACATCTCCGCCTCCGCCAAGGCTGTGCGGCAATTGGAAGAGTGGCTGCGCCAGCCCCGCGAAAAACGTCCCGCTCTGGCCCAGGCGACCTTTGGCCGCACGCCCTTGACCCGACCGGATGCGCAACGGGCACAAAGCCTGTTATGGGAAGATCACGCGGCTTGGATTCGCGCCACACGGGCGGCGGAGATGGAGGCCAAAGTCCTTGAATTGAACGGCCTGAAAATGCGGTTTGAAATGGTGAGCTTTGGCCCCACCAATCCGCCCCCGCCGGGTGGCCGCAGCCTGTTCATTGCCATGCACGGTGGCGGTGGCGCGCCCCCGGCCGTCAACGATTCGCAATGGAAAAACCAAATCCGCCTGGCTCAGGCTTACGCGCCCAAAGAAGGCATTTATCTGGCCCCGCGAGCGCCCACGGACACCTGGGACTTGTGGCACCAGGCCCACATGGATCGTTTTTTAGTGCGGCTCATTGAGAACCTCATCGTGCTGGGACCGGTGAATCCGGATCGCATTTATCTCATGGGGTACTCGGCGGGCGGCGACGGCGTCTATCAGGTGGCCCCGCGCATGGCGGACCGTTTTGCCGCCGCGGCCATGATGGCCGGCCATCCCAACGAGGCCTCCCCCCTGGGGCTGCGCAATCTCCCATTTATTTTGCAAGTGGGCGCGCTGGATGCAGCCTATAAACGCAATCAAGTGGCGGAAGAATGGGGGCGCAAACTGGCGGCGCTTCATCAGGCCGACCCCGAGGGTTACGTGCATAAAGTGGTGTTGCACGCCGGCAAGGGGCATTGGATGGATTTGGCGGATCGGCAGGCCATTCCGTGGATGGAGCAATTCCACCGCCAGCCGTGGCCCCAGCGGGTTGTCTGGCGGCAGGATGATGTGACCCATGAACAATTTTACTGGCTGGCGCTGCCGGCAGGCACAGCCAGGGTGAATCAGGAAGTCCACGTGCAACGCCAGGAAAATATTATTGATATCCTCCAAGTGAAAGACGTGGGTCGCCTCTTGATTAGGCTGAATGACGCCATGCTGAATCTCGATGCTCCTGTGACGGTCCAACAACGCTCGCGCAGATTATTCCACGGCGTGGTGCCCCGCACACTGGAAACCTTGGCGCAAACCTTGCAGGAACGCGGAGACCCGCGCCTGGTATTTAGCGCGGAAATTACCATTGCCTTGCCGACCGCCGATTAG
- the polX gene encoding DNA polymerase/3'-5' exonuclease PolX, translating to MDKQQVAEILQDISVLLELKGENPFKARAYANAARALLALEEPLEKVVAEERLGSIKGIGEALQEKITLLVTTGQLPYYEELKASIPPGLRELMTIPGLGPKKIKALYEKLGVDDVAKLEAACQAGKVATLDGFGEKTQAKILEGIAFRRQYASRHRLDVALAAAEPILEALRQHPEVIRCSTAGSLRRWKEVIGDVDFLASSKKPAEVIDFFTRLPGILTVQAKGETKASVVLEGGLQADLRVVSDAEYPFALAYFTGSKEHNIVMRQRAIQRGLRLNEYGLFRSQEETRDPALRLDCRTEEEIFAALELAYIPPELREDRGEFAAAEKGPLPRLLEWTDLRGSLHNHSNWSDGQHTLREIAHQAEEWGFGYWAITDHSRASFQAHGLEPDKVREQIKAIAEVNRHLADEGMEVRLLTGTEVDILAGGKLDFPDDLLAELDVVVASIHQGFSQNEAENTKRLIAAAQNRWVHMLGHPTGRLLLEREAYKVNLEAVIDACAETGTWIELNANPYRLDMDWRWWPLAKAKGVKCVINPDAHRHEHAGYLRLGAQVARKGWLEKADVVNTLPLPQLLRALQEGKRAR from the coding sequence ATGGATAAACAACAGGTTGCCGAGATTTTGCAGGATATCAGCGTGCTGCTGGAGCTGAAGGGCGAAAACCCCTTCAAGGCGCGCGCCTATGCCAACGCGGCGCGCGCATTGCTGGCCTTGGAGGAGCCACTGGAAAAAGTGGTGGCGGAAGAGCGCTTGGGGAGCATCAAAGGCATCGGGGAGGCGTTGCAGGAAAAAATCACCCTGCTGGTGACCACCGGCCAGTTGCCCTACTACGAAGAGCTGAAAGCCTCTATTCCGCCGGGTTTGCGGGAGCTGATGACCATCCCCGGCCTGGGGCCAAAGAAAATCAAGGCCTTGTACGAAAAACTGGGGGTGGATGACGTCGCCAAACTGGAGGCGGCCTGCCAGGCAGGCAAGGTGGCAACGCTGGATGGTTTTGGCGAGAAAACGCAGGCCAAAATCTTGGAGGGCATCGCCTTTCGCCGCCAATATGCCTCGCGCCATCGGCTGGATGTGGCGCTGGCCGCCGCCGAACCCATCCTCGAGGCTCTGCGCCAGCATCCAGAGGTTATTCGCTGCAGCACGGCTGGCAGTTTGCGGCGGTGGAAAGAGGTCATTGGCGATGTGGATTTTCTGGCCTCCTCCAAAAAACCTGCTGAAGTCATAGATTTCTTCACGCGATTGCCCGGCATCCTGACCGTGCAGGCCAAGGGGGAAACCAAGGCCAGTGTAGTGCTGGAAGGGGGACTGCAGGCCGATTTGCGGGTGGTCAGTGACGCCGAATATCCCTTTGCGCTGGCCTATTTCACGGGCAGCAAGGAGCACAACATTGTCATGCGGCAGCGCGCCATCCAGCGTGGTTTGCGCCTCAACGAGTATGGATTATTCCGCTCGCAGGAAGAGACCCGCGATCCGGCGCTGCGTTTGGATTGCCGTACGGAAGAGGAGATTTTCGCCGCGCTGGAGCTGGCCTACATTCCCCCCGAATTGCGCGAAGACCGCGGTGAATTTGCCGCGGCCGAAAAAGGTCCCCTGCCCCGCCTGCTCGAATGGACGGATTTGCGCGGCTCGCTGCATAATCACTCCAATTGGAGCGATGGCCAGCATACCTTGCGGGAAATCGCGCATCAGGCCGAAGAATGGGGCTTTGGCTACTGGGCCATTACCGATCATTCCCGCGCTTCTTTCCAGGCACACGGTTTGGAGCCAGACAAGGTGCGCGAGCAAATCAAGGCGATTGCGGAAGTCAACCGGCACCTGGCCGACGAAGGCATGGAAGTGCGCCTGCTGACCGGCACGGAAGTGGACATTCTGGCTGGCGGCAAATTGGATTTTCCCGATGACCTGCTGGCGGAGCTGGACGTGGTGGTGGCCAGCATCCATCAAGGCTTCAGCCAGAATGAAGCCGAGAACACCAAACGCCTTATCGCCGCCGCGCAAAACCGCTGGGTGCACATGTTGGGCCATCCCACCGGCCGGTTGCTTTTGGAGCGCGAAGCTTACAAGGTCAACCTGGAGGCGGTCATTGACGCCTGTGCCGAAACCGGCACATGGATTGAATTGAATGCCAACCCCTATCGGTTGGACATGGACTGGCGTTGGTGGCCGCTCGCCAAGGCCAAGGGGGTCAAATGTGTCATCAACCCTGATGCCCACCGCCACGAGCATGCCGGCTATTTGCGCCTGGGGGCGCAGGTCGCACGCAAAGGCTGGCTGGAAAAAGCGGATGTGGTGAACACCCTCCCCCTCCCCCAACTGCTCAGGGCTTTGCAAGAAGGTAAACGCGCCCGGTAA